A region of Ferviditalea candida DNA encodes the following proteins:
- a CDS encoding glycosyltransferase family A protein — translation MTATLTVFTPAYNRAHTLHLCYESLKRQTSKDFVWLIIDDGSEDHTRELVEQWIAEGSVPIRYQYQENQGMHGAHNTAYELIDTELNVCIDSDDYMADDAVEKIISFWRKNGSDRYAGIVGLDAAPDGRVIGTRMPDHLRESTLSDLYAIHKVKGDKKLVYRSELTRSFPPYPIFPGEKYCPLSCKYVLIDQQYPLLVMNEVLCHVEYLPDGSSMNIIKQYKRNPRGFLFFRSVAMRYAPSYKEKFRESMHFVSSNLMIRNYRFLLDSPCKWTTLLAAPFGLLLYLYIQRTGRATVLKQT, via the coding sequence ATGACTGCGACATTAACAGTATTTACACCGGCATATAATCGCGCGCATACGCTTCATTTGTGCTACGAAAGCCTGAAAAGGCAGACCAGCAAGGATTTCGTCTGGCTGATCATCGACGACGGGTCGGAGGATCATACAAGAGAGCTTGTCGAGCAATGGATCGCTGAAGGTTCGGTGCCGATCCGCTATCAATACCAGGAAAATCAAGGGATGCACGGAGCCCACAATACGGCCTACGAGTTGATCGACACGGAGCTGAATGTATGTATCGACTCGGACGATTATATGGCCGATGATGCGGTTGAGAAAATTATTTCTTTCTGGAGGAAAAACGGGAGCGATCGGTACGCAGGCATTGTCGGATTGGATGCCGCTCCCGACGGCAGGGTGATCGGCACCCGAATGCCGGATCATTTAAGGGAATCCACGCTTTCCGACCTTTATGCCATTCACAAGGTAAAAGGAGATAAGAAGCTTGTTTACCGGTCAGAGCTAACGCGGAGCTTTCCTCCGTATCCCATTTTTCCGGGCGAGAAGTATTGTCCGCTGAGCTGCAAGTACGTTTTGATCGACCAGCAATATCCGCTGCTTGTCATGAATGAGGTTCTATGCCATGTCGAATATTTGCCGGACGGCTCAAGCATGAACATCATCAAGCAGTACAAGCGGAATCCGCGCGGATTTTTATTTTTCCGATCGGTGGCGATGCGGTACGCACCTTCCTATAAAGAGAAATTCCGCGAATCGATGCATTTTGTCTCCAGCAATTTAATGATCCGCAATTACAGGTTTTTGCTGGATTCTCCCTGCAAGTGGACGACGCTGCTGGCCGCGCCCTTTGGCTTGCTGCTGTATTTGTACATTCAGCGCACCGGCAGGGCGACGGTGCTGAAGCAGACCTAA
- a CDS encoding helix-turn-helix domain-containing protein: protein MIGKRLQQLRKERGLSLSMLAERAGIAKSYLSSLERDIQKNPSIQVLEKIAGVLKIPVDRLLDQENDSEDETVLDHEWQELIKEAMTSGVDKQQFREFLEFNKWRLNNPNK from the coding sequence ATGATTGGAAAACGATTGCAGCAGCTGCGAAAAGAAAGGGGATTGTCTCTGTCGATGCTGGCGGAACGCGCCGGAATCGCCAAGTCTTATTTGAGCAGTTTGGAGAGGGATATACAAAAAAATCCTTCGATTCAGGTTCTTGAAAAAATTGCGGGCGTTTTGAAAATTCCGGTGGATAGGCTTCTTGATCAAGAAAACGATTCAGAGGATGAAACCGTACTTGATCATGAGTGGCAGGAACTGATCAAAGAAGCGATGACATCAGGCGTAGATAAACAGCAATTTCGGGAATTTCTGGAGTTTAACAAATGGCGTTTAAACAATCCGAATAAATAA
- a CDS encoding acetyltransferase: MEIAVIGGGGHSKVVQDIVHADGIHAVKAVLDDKYTDMRMDNGIYTGPISEARRLLTMLPSIKFVAAIGHNETRKSVVAKLGLPDEHYAALVHPTAVISPSAMIGPGTVVMPNAVINADARIGSHAIINTGAVIEHDNRIGDYAHACPRAVLTGTVIVEEGALIGAGAAVVPGTCIGQWAVIGAGASVIGDIPEYCTAVGTPARVIHRSEGGMPIRGVL, translated from the coding sequence ATGGAAATTGCCGTGATTGGCGGAGGGGGCCACAGCAAGGTGGTTCAGGATATTGTTCATGCCGACGGGATTCATGCCGTAAAGGCCGTTCTGGACGATAAATACACCGACATGCGCATGGATAACGGAATATATACGGGCCCGATATCCGAAGCACGCAGATTGCTGACGATGTTGCCTTCGATCAAGTTTGTGGCTGCCATAGGCCACAATGAAACCAGGAAATCGGTGGTGGCGAAGCTGGGCTTGCCCGATGAGCATTATGCCGCATTGGTTCATCCTACGGCCGTAATCAGTCCGAGCGCCATGATCGGCCCGGGTACGGTCGTGATGCCGAATGCCGTGATTAATGCGGATGCCAGGATTGGAAGCCACGCGATTATCAATACCGGGGCAGTGATTGAGCACGATAATCGAATTGGCGATTATGCGCATGCATGTCCGAGGGCTGTGCTTACCGGGACGGTCATCGTGGAAGAAGGCGCGCTGATCGGGGCGGGAGCGGCGGTCGTGCCGGGGACGTGCATCGGACAATGGGCTGTGATTGGAGCGGGAGCCTCAGTCATCGGCGATATTCCGGAGTATTGTACGGCCGTTGGAACTCCAGCCCGCGTAATTCACAGATCAGAGGGCGGGATGCCCATCAGAGGAGTGCTTTAA
- the galE gene encoding UDP-glucose 4-epimerase GalE produces the protein MPILVTGGAGYIGSHTCVELLNAGYEIIVVDNFSNSKPEALKRVGELTGKRFISYRADLLDREELEFIFTRHRIEAVIHFAGFKAVGESVRMPLEYYMNNVAGTIALCQAMAKFGIKKLVFSSSATVYGVPEKVPISEDFPLSAMNPYGRSKLMIEDILRDLAVSDTEWSIGILRYFNPIGAHKSGRIGEDPNGVPNNLMPYITQVAAGKLNRLSVFGDDYDTPDGTGVRDYIHVVDLAKGHLKALEKIFSSTGVEAYNLGTGRGYSVLEMIAAFIEASGMELPYTIVGRRPGDVGACFADPTKAGNELGWTADKGIAEMCEDAWRWQANNPNGYEEESIRMEQVRS, from the coding sequence ATGCCCATACTCGTCACCGGAGGCGCCGGCTATATCGGCAGCCATACGTGCGTGGAGCTGCTGAATGCGGGCTATGAGATCATCGTCGTCGATAATTTTTCCAACAGCAAGCCGGAAGCGCTGAAACGCGTCGGCGAGCTGACGGGAAAGCGATTCATCTCCTATCGAGCGGATTTGCTCGACCGGGAGGAGCTGGAATTCATTTTTACCCGGCATCGGATCGAAGCGGTCATTCACTTTGCGGGATTCAAGGCCGTCGGAGAGTCCGTCAGGATGCCGCTGGAATACTATATGAACAATGTTGCGGGGACGATCGCCCTTTGCCAAGCGATGGCGAAATTCGGCATCAAGAAGCTGGTGTTCAGCTCATCCGCTACGGTGTACGGCGTGCCGGAGAAGGTGCCGATTTCCGAGGATTTTCCCCTGAGCGCGATGAATCCGTACGGACGGTCGAAGCTGATGATCGAAGACATCCTGCGTGATCTTGCCGTTTCCGATACAGAATGGAGCATAGGGATTTTACGCTATTTTAATCCGATCGGAGCGCATAAGAGCGGACGTATCGGAGAGGACCCGAACGGCGTGCCGAATAATCTGATGCCCTATATCACGCAGGTGGCCGCGGGCAAATTAAATCGGCTCAGCGTATTCGGCGATGATTACGACACCCCTGACGGGACGGGCGTAAGAGACTATATTCACGTGGTCGATTTGGCAAAGGGGCATTTAAAGGCGTTGGAAAAGATCTTCTCGTCAACCGGCGTGGAGGCTTATAATCTTGGCACCGGCAGAGGGTACAGCGTTTTGGAGATGATTGCGGCGTTTATTGAAGCGTCCGGCATGGAGCTCCCCTACACCATTGTCGGGCGCAGGCCCGGAGATGTGGGCGCCTGCTTCGCCGATCCGACGAAGGCCGGAAATGAGCTCGGCTGGACAGCGGATAAAGGGATCGCGGAAATGTGCGAGGATGCCTGGCGATGGCAGGCGAACAATCCGAACGGCTATGAAGAGGAAAGCATTCGAATGGAACAAGTGAGGAGTTAG
- a CDS encoding SHOCT domain-containing protein — MMGGYGHFFNGFWGMSIIGMVVQLAVVIGVLFLIVHFLRGFSQQHANRPSTALQILEERFARGEISEEEFKKMREVLAAEGL; from the coding sequence ATGATGGGCGGATATGGTCATTTTTTTAACGGTTTCTGGGGAATGAGCATCATTGGAATGGTCGTGCAGCTGGCCGTTGTCATAGGGGTATTGTTTCTCATTGTGCATTTCCTGCGGGGCTTTTCCCAGCAGCATGCGAACAGACCAAGCACCGCGCTGCAAATCTTGGAGGAACGCTTTGCGAGAGGAGAAATTTCGGAAGAAGAGTTTAAGAAAATGAGGGAGGTTTTAGCAGCGGAAGGGCTATGA
- a CDS encoding anti-repressor SinI family protein → MDMNLANAKELDGEWTELILTARKLGISIEEIRAFLRSASDRGTQIYTAAAGSSQDIT, encoded by the coding sequence ATGGATATGAACTTGGCCAATGCGAAGGAACTGGATGGAGAGTGGACCGAACTGATTCTAACCGCCCGCAAACTGGGGATCAGCATTGAGGAAATTCGTGCATTCTTAAGAAGCGCTTCCGACAGGGGAACACAAATTTATACTGCCGCTGCCGGCAGCAGCCAGGATATCACCTGA
- a CDS encoding DinB family protein has product MRRLNTIQMMYKHLDWANQRILEALRNGEVPQQAIRLFAHILQAEQVWLTRLQGKDSSSLPIWPDIDLAACAQQAKSNNQHFQEYLSGFNDTNVQQIISYSNSQGKQFRTSIHDILTHVALHGQYHRGQINLLLRTAGNEPVNVDFITLVR; this is encoded by the coding sequence GTGAGGCGATTGAACACGATTCAGATGATGTATAAGCATTTAGATTGGGCCAATCAGCGGATTCTGGAAGCCTTGCGGAATGGAGAAGTCCCGCAGCAGGCCATCCGCCTGTTTGCCCACATTTTACAAGCGGAACAGGTTTGGTTAACCCGGCTGCAAGGAAAAGACAGCTCAAGCTTGCCGATTTGGCCGGACATCGATCTTGCAGCCTGCGCTCAGCAGGCGAAATCGAACAATCAACACTTCCAGGAATACCTCTCCGGTTTTAACGACACGAATGTCCAGCAAATCATTTCTTATTCGAACAGTCAAGGAAAGCAATTCCGTACTTCAATCCATGATATTCTGACCCATGTCGCGCTTCATGGACAGTATCACCGCGGCCAGATCAATTTGCTGCTGCGAACGGCAGGAAACGAGCCGGTCAACGTTGATTTTATTACTTTGGTTAGATGA
- a CDS encoding EpsG family protein, translating to MTVFWLTLFTVFILSLMARYLAKPVPSGPGPVYIQPNRYYVFLVMAVLILVSGLRSNIGDTFFYMYSYKLKPLTLADIGFSGDFGFNLLQMLLQQFTADPQYLIFWVALFTNALIIPVLYKYSSLFELSVFLYITTGMYLTSMNGIRQFLAASIIFAATKYIFEGNWKKYFAGVLLASTIHQSALILIPVYFIVRQKAWTRQTLFLLLAAIFIVVGFNQFSHLLYSAIQDTRYSQYRNLEQHGANMMRAVVAAIPLILAYLGRERLRGIFPKSDYIVNMCLINLMVMMISTQQWIFARFSFYFGLYELILIPWLVKLFVPKDQKLIYYTILISYFLYYFYENVISLNIYYQSHFFKI from the coding sequence ATGACCGTATTTTGGCTGACGTTGTTTACTGTATTTATATTGTCGTTAATGGCCAGATATTTGGCCAAGCCCGTTCCGTCAGGTCCGGGTCCGGTATATATTCAGCCGAACCGGTATTATGTTTTCCTGGTCATGGCCGTGCTGATTCTGGTATCGGGGCTGCGAAGCAATATCGGCGACACCTTTTTTTACATGTATTCCTATAAATTAAAGCCCTTGACTTTGGCGGATATCGGGTTTAGCGGGGATTTCGGCTTTAATCTGCTGCAAATGCTGCTGCAGCAGTTCACCGCGGATCCGCAGTACCTGATTTTTTGGGTTGCTTTATTTACGAACGCCTTGATCATTCCTGTTCTATATAAATACTCCAGTTTATTTGAATTAAGCGTGTTTCTGTACATTACGACAGGGATGTATTTGACATCCATGAACGGAATCCGGCAATTTCTTGCGGCTTCCATTATTTTTGCCGCCACCAAATATATTTTTGAGGGTAATTGGAAGAAGTATTTTGCTGGAGTGCTGCTGGCTTCAACCATCCACCAAAGCGCGCTGATCCTGATTCCCGTTTACTTCATCGTCAGACAAAAAGCATGGACCCGGCAGACGCTGTTCTTGCTGCTTGCGGCGATATTCATCGTCGTCGGCTTCAACCAGTTCTCCCATCTGCTGTACTCGGCCATTCAAGATACCAGATACAGCCAGTACCGGAATTTGGAGCAGCACGGAGCCAATATGATGCGGGCGGTCGTGGCGGCGATTCCGCTCATTCTTGCTTATCTTGGGAGAGAGAGGCTGCGGGGAATTTTCCCAAAAAGCGACTATATCGTGAATATGTGCTTGATCAACCTGATGGTGATGATGATTTCCACACAGCAGTGGATATTCGCACGGTTCAGCTTTTACTTCGGTCTGTATGAGCTCATCTTGATTCCCTGGCTGGTCAAATTATTTGTTCCGAAGGATCAAAAGCTGATCTACTACACCATCTTGATCAGTTATTTTCTCTATTACTTTTATGAGAATGTGATCAGCTTGAACATCTACTATCAAAGCCATTTTTTCAAAATATAG
- a CDS encoding sugar transferase, translating into MKRLFDLSVSILALMLLFPVLIVTAVLIRWRLGSPVLFKQQRPGLYGRPFYLYKFRTMTEDRDTIGNLLPDRERLTAFGKFLRAYSLDEFPQLINVIKGDISLVGPRPLLMEYLQLYSEDQAKRHLVKPGITGWAQVNGRNELAWEKKFELDVWYVEHQSFLLDLKIIWMTVFKVLRSEGVAQKNHATVEKFSGSKL; encoded by the coding sequence ATGAAGCGGCTTTTTGACTTGTCGGTTTCCATATTGGCATTAATGCTTTTATTCCCGGTGCTGATTGTGACCGCCGTTCTGATCCGATGGAGATTGGGCTCGCCGGTCCTGTTCAAGCAGCAGCGGCCGGGACTATACGGCAGACCCTTCTATCTCTATAAATTCCGCACGATGACCGAGGACAGGGACACCATCGGCAATCTGCTGCCCGACCGCGAAAGGTTGACAGCCTTCGGGAAATTCCTGAGAGCTTACAGTCTGGATGAATTTCCGCAATTGATCAACGTCATCAAAGGCGATATCAGCTTGGTCGGCCCGAGGCCGCTGCTGATGGAGTATTTGCAGCTATATTCGGAGGATCAGGCCAAGCGGCATCTGGTGAAGCCCGGAATTACCGGGTGGGCCCAAGTGAACGGAAGAAATGAACTGGCCTGGGAGAAGAAGTTCGAGCTGGATGTGTGGTACGTGGAGCATCAATCGTTCCTGCTGGATCTCAAAATTATCTGGATGACCGTCTTTAAGGTGTTGAGATCAGAAGGCGTCGCGCAAAAAAATCATGCAACCGTGGAGAAATTCAGCGGTTCAAAATTATAA
- a CDS encoding aminotransferase class I/II-fold pyridoxal phosphate-dependent enzyme — MKVLKSRQRLFLSAPHMSGNEQKYIQEAFDSNWIAPLGPNVDAFERELAACVGIEAAAAVSSGTAAIHLALRLLDVKSGDRVFCSSLTFVASANPVVYLGAEPVFIDSEPETWNMSPQALQRAMEAACREGKLPKAVIVVHLYGQSAKMDEILAVCGEYDVPVIEDAAESLGSTYKGRASGTMGKYGIYSFNGNKIITTSGGGMLVSRNAEDIAKARFLATQARDPAPHYQHSQMGYNYRLSNVLAGIGRAQLEVLPDRVNARRRISERYFQELADVPGIRFMPELENTRSNRWLTALAVDERELGVSRDHLLRSLAEDNIEARPVWKPLHLQPLFEGAAYYSHDEQHHVAEQLFQTGLCLPSGSNMAEEDQTRVIECLKSILKKGWRKKRGMSEERKFMLPKQFSAKTFTPLKS, encoded by the coding sequence ATGAAAGTGCTGAAAAGCCGGCAAAGACTATTTCTTTCCGCTCCGCACATGAGCGGTAATGAACAGAAGTACATACAGGAAGCGTTTGATAGTAATTGGATCGCGCCGCTCGGACCGAATGTCGACGCGTTCGAGCGGGAGCTTGCCGCCTGCGTCGGGATCGAGGCAGCCGCAGCGGTCAGCTCCGGAACGGCGGCGATTCATTTGGCGCTCCGATTGTTGGATGTCAAATCAGGAGACAGAGTGTTCTGCTCAAGCCTGACTTTTGTCGCCAGTGCGAATCCGGTTGTTTATCTGGGGGCCGAGCCGGTGTTTATCGATTCGGAGCCGGAAACATGGAACATGTCGCCGCAGGCTCTGCAGCGGGCGATGGAGGCTGCCTGCCGGGAAGGGAAGCTGCCCAAGGCGGTCATCGTTGTTCATTTGTACGGGCAAAGCGCCAAAATGGACGAAATTCTTGCGGTATGCGGCGAATACGATGTCCCGGTCATCGAGGACGCGGCGGAATCGCTCGGTTCGACTTATAAGGGGAGAGCGAGCGGGACGATGGGCAAGTATGGAATCTATTCTTTTAACGGCAATAAGATTATCACCACCTCCGGCGGAGGGATGCTCGTTTCCCGCAATGCGGAGGATATCGCGAAGGCGCGCTTTCTGGCGACGCAGGCCCGGGACCCTGCCCCGCATTATCAGCACAGCCAAATGGGATATAACTACCGGCTGAGCAATGTGCTGGCGGGCATCGGAAGGGCTCAGCTTGAGGTGTTGCCGGACAGAGTGAATGCCAGACGCCGGATTTCCGAGCGGTACTTCCAAGAATTGGCGGATGTTCCCGGTATTCGGTTTATGCCCGAATTGGAGAATACGCGCTCGAACCGTTGGCTTACCGCCTTAGCCGTTGATGAACGGGAGCTCGGCGTTTCCAGGGATCATTTACTGAGAAGCCTGGCGGAGGACAATATTGAAGCGCGGCCTGTATGGAAGCCGCTTCATCTGCAGCCGCTTTTCGAAGGAGCGGCCTATTATTCCCATGATGAACAGCATCATGTAGCGGAGCAGTTGTTCCAAACGGGGCTTTGCCTGCCTTCCGGTTCGAATATGGCCGAGGAGGACCAAACGAGAGTGATCGAATGCTTGAAGAGCATACTCAAAAAGGGGTGGCGGAAAAAAAGGGGTATGTCGGAGGAGCGAAAGTTTATGCTCCCGAAGCAGTTTTCTGCGAAAACTTTTACGCCTTTGAAATCGTAA
- a CDS encoding helix-turn-helix domain-containing protein: MIGKNIHSIRKQRGLTLSELAERTGISKSYLSNIERDLKQNPSIQVMEKIASTLKVDLKILLKMTMEAENKQQLEKEWLDFINEMKQTGIEKEQIHDYKILIDFIKWYNDCSTRGS; encoded by the coding sequence ATGATAGGGAAAAATATTCATTCGATTCGAAAGCAAAGAGGCCTGACATTATCCGAGCTTGCCGAGCGCACGGGCATTTCCAAGTCGTATTTGAGCAACATTGAACGCGATCTCAAGCAAAACCCCTCGATTCAGGTGATGGAGAAAATCGCCTCGACATTGAAAGTCGATCTGAAAATCTTGCTGAAGATGACGATGGAGGCCGAAAACAAGCAGCAGCTTGAAAAGGAGTGGCTCGACTTTATCAATGAAATGAAACAAACCGGGATAGAAAAAGAACAAATTCACGACTATAAAATCTTGATTGATTTTATCAAATGGTATAATGATTGCAGCACTCGGGGTTCTTAA
- a CDS encoding DMT family transporter yields the protein MLLRLLFVMLWASAAIAAKLGLYSSPPLTLATIRFIAAGMILFAFVYVLNRRYAWPSRAEWIPLILLGLLNTTIYLGLSFWAFTTVSAGIFNLFVTVNPFIVALLSHIFLHRKILGREWTGMGLSAIGLSIATFPSLMESSATLPGLAAVAIGMIAMASGSVYFKKKDLQLPGIVINTWQVLLGGILLMPFTVWFEFDQGVRLDMYFWGSLIWLVAAVSIGAMLLWFRLLKQDPVKANNWLFATPIMGYLLAAIFLHETITPFDGIGTVLVIIGLISSGNVTLRKLAPASKSSGG from the coding sequence ATGCTTCTACGATTATTGTTTGTGATGCTGTGGGCGTCCGCCGCAATTGCCGCCAAGCTCGGCCTATACTCATCTCCGCCCTTGACTCTGGCAACCATCCGGTTTATCGCGGCCGGCATGATTCTGTTTGCTTTTGTTTATGTGCTGAATCGGAGATACGCTTGGCCCAGCCGGGCAGAGTGGATTCCGCTTATCCTGTTGGGGCTGCTGAATACGACTATTTACCTTGGCTTATCCTTTTGGGCATTTACTACGGTTTCTGCGGGCATCTTCAATTTGTTTGTTACGGTAAATCCGTTTATTGTGGCTTTGCTGTCGCATATTTTTCTGCATCGGAAAATCCTCGGCCGGGAATGGACCGGCATGGGCCTTTCAGCGATCGGTCTGAGCATCGCAACATTCCCTTCCTTGATGGAGAGCTCCGCCACACTGCCGGGATTGGCTGCGGTCGCGATCGGAATGATCGCGATGGCCAGCGGAAGCGTCTATTTTAAAAAGAAGGATTTGCAGCTCCCCGGAATCGTGATCAACACATGGCAGGTATTGCTCGGAGGGATTTTGCTGATGCCGTTCACCGTATGGTTTGAATTCGATCAAGGCGTGCGCTTGGATATGTATTTTTGGGGCTCGCTGATCTGGCTGGTCGCGGCCGTTTCAATCGGCGCCATGCTGCTGTGGTTTCGATTGCTGAAGCAGGACCCGGTCAAAGCGAACAATTGGCTGTTCGCGACCCCGATTATGGGTTATCTGTTGGCGGCAATTTTTCTTCATGAGACCATCACTCCGTTTGACGGCATAGGCACTGTTCTGGTTATCATAGGATTAATCAGTTCCGGGAATGTGACTCTTCGAAAATTGGCTCCGGCAAGCAAATCATCGGGAGGATAA
- a CDS encoding Fur family transcriptional regulator: MNQMLDIMAKNGWRITEQRRMIAEIFSQDDGYLSPRDVYDRMSSKYPSVSFDTVYRNLRMLDEMGVLEQFYFMDGGLKFKAKCSSHHHHHLICMNCEKTLTFDDCPMEQIVKLPGNFKIVSHHFEVYGVCEECQI, encoded by the coding sequence ATGAACCAAATGCTTGATATAATGGCCAAAAACGGCTGGAGAATTACAGAGCAGCGCAGAATGATTGCAGAAATCTTCTCTCAGGACGACGGATATTTGTCCCCGAGGGATGTCTATGACCGGATGAGCTCCAAATATCCCAGCGTCAGTTTCGATACCGTTTATAGAAATCTTCGAATGTTGGATGAGATGGGCGTTCTCGAGCAGTTTTATTTTATGGACGGCGGCTTGAAATTCAAAGCCAAATGTTCCTCTCACCACCATCATCACTTAATCTGCATGAACTGCGAGAAAACATTGACATTTGACGACTGCCCGATGGAACAAATCGTGAAATTGCCCGGCAACTTCAAGATCGTCAGTCATCATTTTGAAGTTTACGGGGTTTGCGAGGAATGTCAAATCTGA
- a CDS encoding DinB family protein: MEAIQPILAKRFEEIEKRILSVLDQLNDDHVNWRPNESSNSIANIIMHLRGNIGERVTKGIHHKDFARNRDQEFETVYASQSELRDIIRQSFQELIETARNISEEGLQRTQTVRNAEITNLDLLVQMAAHSSEHMGQILYIAKICLDDKYITTTIPKKRDKQAIDIYNEGR; encoded by the coding sequence ATGGAAGCCATACAGCCGATTTTGGCGAAGAGGTTTGAAGAGATTGAGAAGAGAATCCTGTCCGTTTTGGACCAGTTGAATGACGATCATGTCAATTGGCGTCCCAATGAATCAAGCAACAGCATTGCAAACATCATTATGCACCTTAGAGGAAATATCGGTGAACGGGTTACGAAGGGTATCCATCACAAGGATTTTGCGAGAAACAGGGATCAGGAATTTGAAACGGTTTACGCGTCGCAATCGGAATTGAGGGATATCATCAGGCAGTCCTTTCAGGAACTCATCGAAACGGCAAGGAATATTTCCGAAGAGGGCTTGCAGAGAACGCAAACGGTAAGAAACGCCGAAATCACGAACCTCGACCTGCTGGTGCAAATGGCGGCCCACTCTTCAGAGCACATGGGTCAGATCCTGTATATCGCAAAAATCTGTCTGGATGATAAATACATAACAACCACCATACCGAAGAAAAGAGATAAACAAGCGATTGATATCTATAATGAAGGCAGGTGA